One Schistocerca piceifrons isolate TAMUIC-IGC-003096 chromosome 11, iqSchPice1.1, whole genome shotgun sequence genomic window carries:
- the LOC124720178 gene encoding LOW QUALITY PROTEIN: zinc finger protein 782-like (The sequence of the model RefSeq protein was modified relative to this genomic sequence to represent the inferred CDS: substituted 1 base at 1 genomic stop codon), with protein sequence MMWVQDDESECEDEEAEAVVGCDPLYVKQEPAYSALNNIXKSTHQAAAEHTSKKRKCGSSDVLSVPACLPARSSHDGAGETAADSQYFYCDTCSQVFTSKSDIADHVRTHAAGHVCGLCGEVFAAVSRLRRHRPHCPERQLALAAGRLRAPRTARGGAGGGRRGAAKGGDGARRFACDECGAAFAYRSSLAVHRRRHSDERPFACGVCGGAFKRSDQLRTHARLHTGHRPHACGVCGRAFALAGNLAVHARLHTGERPYSCGACGKTFRQAACLKRHARLHTGERPYGCGVCGRRFTQAGSLKAHALLHSGEKPFRCAVCGRAFRRSCHLRDHSRLHAAEARQQQQQQQQQAAGAGPEKPAEEGAQK encoded by the exons GCGTACAGTGCacttaataatatttaaaaatctactcaccaagcggctgCAGAACATACgagtaaaaaaagaaaa TGTGGTTCGAGCGACGTTCTCTccgtgcctgcctgcctgcctgccaggtCATCCCACGACGGTGCCGGCGAGACGGCGGCGGACTCGCAGTACTTCTACTGCGACACGTGCTCGCAAGTCTTCACCTCCAAGTCGGACATCGCGGACCACGTGCGCACGCACGCGGCCGGCCACGTGTGCGGGCTGTGCGGCGAGGTGTTCGCCGCGGTGTCCCGGCTGCGGCGGCACCGCCCCCACTGCCCCGAGCGGCAGCTCGCGCTGGCCGCCGGCCGCCTCCGGGCCCCGAGGACGGCGaggggcggcgccggcggcggcaggCGGGGGGCGGCGAAGGGGGGCGACGGGGCCCGGCGCTTCGCCTGCGACGAGTGCGGCGCGGCGTTCGCCTACCGCAGCTCGCTGGCCGTGCACCGGCGCCGCCACTCGGACGAGCGGCCGTTCGCGTGCGGCGTGTGCGGCGGCGCGTTCAAGCGCTCGGACCAGCTGCGCACGCACGCGCGCCTCCACACGGGCCACCGGCCGCACGCCTGCGGCGTGTGCGGGCGCGCGTTCGCGCTGGCCGGCAACCTGGCGGTGCACGCGCGCCTGCACACGGGCGAGCGGCCTTACAGCTGCGGCGCCTGCGGCAAGACGTTCCGGCAGGCCGCCTGCCTCAAGCGGCACGCGCGCCTCCACACGGGCGAGCGGCCGTACGGCTGCGGCGTGTGCGGCCGCCGCTTCACGCAGGCCGGCAGCCTCAAGGCGCACGCGCTGCTGCACTCGGGCGAGAAGCCGTTCCGCTGCGCCGTCTGCGGCCGCGCCTTCCGCCGCTCCTGCCACCTGCGCGACCACTCCAGGCTCCACGCCGCAGAGgcgcgccagcagcagcagcagcagcagcagcaggccgcCGGAGCCGGCCCGGAGAAACCCGCAGAGGAGGGAGCGCAAAAGTGA